In Gimesia panareensis, the genomic window CAGGATACGTGGCATGGGTTCAAACGCTTTCACTTTCAGACGGAAGGCCGGAAATCCTACGTCGTCGTTCCGGAGAAAGCCGCTCCCGGTAATCCCTGGGTCTGGCGGGCCCGCTTCCCGGATTTTCATTATGAAATGGATGTGGAACTGCTCAAGCAGGGCTTTCATATCGCCTACCTCGATGTCTCAGACCTGTTTGGTTCTCCGCAGGCAATCGAATATGGAAACAAATTTTACGATTACCTCACGAAGCAGCACGGTCTGCAATCCAAAGTCGCTCTGGAGGGAGTGAGCCGGGGAGGCCTGTTTATTTACAACTGGGCACTGGCCAATCCGGATAAGGTAAGCTGCATCTATGCCGACACCCCTGTCTGCGATTTTAAAAGCTGGCCCGGCGGAAAAGGGAAGAGCCCCGGTTCGAAGGCACGCTGGGAGGCTTGCCTCAAAGCATATGGCTTCAGTGAACAGGAAGCCGTGGCCTGGCCCAACAACCCGGTCGACCGGATCGAAGTCATCGCCAAAGCACAGATCCCGGTTTTACACATCATCTCGGAAAACGATCAGGTCGTCCCTCCTGCTGAAAACACGCGGCTCATGTTCAGCCGTGTCCCCGAAAAATACCGGAAAAACAACTTTCAAATCATCTCGGTCAAAGAGGGGACAGAGAAATCAAAGGGACACCATTTCACGCATCCTCAACCAGAGCGGGTCGTGAAATTTATCCGTCAGCATACTCTCCAGTCTGAGAAAAATGACAAGTCCACTCCCTCAGGGAACTGATCAGCTTTGAACGTAACTGAAGAAATTCTGCAGATCAGGAAAAAAATGAGTGTTATTCTCTTTTTTTCTCCTCAGAGGTTCTGAACAATAAGAGAGTGCAGGGAGGCACCACGATAGATCTGCTACTTTAAGTTCTGATCCAACGAGTGATTACCGTGACCACCCACCGCAAATCCTGCCCTGCAGACATCCTGAGCCTCAAAACGCGGGTGACCGTTCTGCGCAGAGTCTGCGTCAGCTTGCTCTGCCTGAGCTATGTGGTCACCAACACCGGCATGGTCGCCAGTCTGGAAATAAAATCGGGCTGCCAGTGTGCAGAGGACCTCAAAGCCAATTCCAGCTGCTGCTGTTTTAACAAGCATCTCTCCGCAACTGAGTCAGGCAAAGCTTCCTGCTGTACCTCCTCCAAAACAGCAGGCCGCAGTTGCTGTTCTGCCAAAAAGAGAAAATCGAGTCACTGCAGGAAATCAGCCGCAGCATCTCCCCAGATTTCACGAGCCTGCGGATGTGGCGATTCCCAGCACAAAGGCTGGTATGTCACCGATCCCCGCCAGTTGAATTCTGGCCCCCGGATCATTTCGGAACTCAATCCGCCACAGGCGCTTGTCATGGCCAATGACGTTTCCACCTCCATTGCCGTTCAACCGGAAATCCCTCCTCCCCAACGAGTCACGCGCTAATCACTTCGCGTATTCAGCAGGCACATACTGACCTGAAAGATCGGTTCCGCTGCGCTGAAAACTCTTTCCTACACAATGTCCGGTTCACGACTGCGCCTCATGCAGCGTCGACTAAGAAGGTAAACCTGCCATGTTTTTTTCACAAAACCATCGCCGCGTCCGACGTGGCTTCACCCTCATTGAACTTCTGGTGGTCATTGCCATCATTGCCATCCTGATCGCGTTACTCCTGCCCGCTGTACAGCAGGCCCGGGAAGCGGCTCGCCGCTCCACCTGTAAAAACAGCCTCAAACAGATCGGTCTGGCACTCTATAACTATCACGACACCCACAGCACCTATCCTCCCGGATACATCGCCCGGGGCGTGGTCAGCACTGATCCCGCCTCTTCGGAAACCGGGTCCGGATTTGCCTGGGGAGTCATGCTGCTGCCCTTCCTGGACCAGGCCCCCCTGTACAATCAGCTCAACCTGAATCTGGACGCCACCGTGTCTCCGAATATCGGCCTGGCCAACCAGAAGGTCCCGATCTTCCGCTGCCCCAGCGACACCAACCAGGGGGTCTTTTCTGTCACCGACGGCTCGAACACCTACCAGCTCTCCTCAGCGAATTACGTAGGAGTCTTTGGATATGGTAGCCTGACTTTGGCCCCGGGAAACCCCGAACAGAAAGGGATCCTCTATCGGAACAGTAACGTCAGAGTCCGCGACGTCATCGATGGCACCTCGAATACGATTGTTGCCGGCGAGCGTTCGTACCAGCACCAGTTTGTGGGTGTCACGAACGTGATTCAGGCTGATTCCACCTGGTACGCGGCCATCCCCAACGTCACCCGGCCGGCAGGGATGACCATGGCTTCCATGACGGAAGGCCCCGCCTCTCTGATCCTGGGCCATGTCGGACAGTCGGCTCCGATGGCCATGCACCATCCGCCGAATACCACCAACCATATCGCCAACTTCTCCAGCAAGCATGAAGGGGGAGCTCACTTCCTGCTGGGCGATGGTGCGGTCCGGTTCCTCAGTGAGAATATGAGCTACCAGATTTTCCAGAACCTGGGAATGATCGCCGATGGCAACCCGATCGGCGAGTTTTAAGTCTCGGATTTCTCGATCTGAAAGTGTCTAATTCAGGGCTGGAGTCCCCCGTGGACTGCAGCCCTGATTCTTAAATTGGCCTGCAATCATCACTTAATGTTTCCCGGCACTACCGTTTTCGCTGCCTGTCAGTACCCGGTCGACAGGCAGCTATTATAGGGTAGATCTTGCGCATCCCGGGTTTCCTCTGCGGGCTGTTTCCGGGAGCAACTGTCGCATTTTTAGACAGGCTGGAAACCATAATCCCGCCAAGGGTTGAGCCACCGAATCCCCCCGCCTCCAGACGCGGGAAATACTTGTTTCAATTTTTGTAAATTCCACGCAAATTGATCGATTTATTTCTTGTATTTTCTCCCGCTTTGACATAATAATCTCGAACTTTTAAAAAAGCGTACCGATATAGGCATTACGATTCGAAATCGTCTCGAACAGTTTCATTCAAAATCGGATGCCCGTTTTTTTCAGGCACCTCAGTGGAGGGTTTATGAGTTGCATAAAGGAAGACATCTTCTCATTGATTGTCGTAATGTCTCGCGGGACATTTGTCTAAACGACCAACTGGTACTGGAAGCCATGGCACGCGGTGCAACCCGTGCTGGTGCGACTGTGATCTCACAGGTTCGATACCACTTTGGTCATAATTCTGCACCGGGCTTCACCGCAATGTGCCTTCTTGATGAAAGCCACTGCTCAGCCCACTGCTACGCCGACCTGGGCTTAATCGCTCTCGACGTCTTCACCTGCGGCGATACCGACCCGAATGACGTATTACGTTATATCCGGGAAGAGATCGATCTGGGCGACGTCAGCATTCTCGAGATGCCCCGGTTCCCCATTCCGAATGGGCAACCTGCTCTTCAG contains:
- a CDS encoding alpha/beta hydrolase family protein, with amino-acid sequence MNPSLSVFRIFFALLIAACFQSPGFAVEASTKSPQDWSGKQDTWHGFKRFHFQTEGRKSYVVVPEKAAPGNPWVWRARFPDFHYEMDVELLKQGFHIAYLDVSDLFGSPQAIEYGNKFYDYLTKQHGLQSKVALEGVSRGGLFIYNWALANPDKVSCIYADTPVCDFKSWPGGKGKSPGSKARWEACLKAYGFSEQEAVAWPNNPVDRIEVIAKAQIPVLHIISENDQVVPPAENTRLMFSRVPEKYRKNNFQIISVKEGTEKSKGHHFTHPQPERVVKFIRQHTLQSEKNDKSTPSGN
- a CDS encoding DUF1559 domain-containing protein, whose protein sequence is MFFSQNHRRVRRGFTLIELLVVIAIIAILIALLLPAVQQAREAARRSTCKNSLKQIGLALYNYHDTHSTYPPGYIARGVVSTDPASSETGSGFAWGVMLLPFLDQAPLYNQLNLNLDATVSPNIGLANQKVPIFRCPSDTNQGVFSVTDGSNTYQLSSANYVGVFGYGSLTLAPGNPEQKGILYRNSNVRVRDVIDGTSNTIVAGERSYQHQFVGVTNVIQADSTWYAAIPNVTRPAGMTMASMTEGPASLILGHVGQSAPMAMHHPPNTTNHIANFSSKHEGGAHFLLGDGAVRFLSENMSYQIFQNLGMIADGNPIGEF
- the speD gene encoding adenosylmethionine decarboxylase — its product is MHKGRHLLIDCRNVSRDICLNDQLVLEAMARGATRAGATVISQVRYHFGHNSAPGFTAMCLLDESHCSAHCYADLGLIALDVFTCGDTDPNDVLRYIREEIDLGDVSILEMPRFPIPNGQPALQEPAGSHCEADQVIAL